One Mycolicibacterium fluoranthenivorans DNA window includes the following coding sequences:
- a CDS encoding MFS transporter: protein MALLVAGAFFMEILDASILTPAIPAMAAQFGVGAIDVNVAITAYLVTVAVLIPASGWMADRFGIRRVFIAAIAIFTLASVGCALSVSLPMLVGMRIAQGVGGAMMVPVGRLAVLRFSGKADLVRAIALLTWPALAAPVLAPVLGGAIATVGSWRWIFLVNIPLGIIGFLLALKLVRGDPAPGRTPLDWPGILLSGGGIATALIALERIRVSGTDWLLVGGCGVAALALLMTAVWHLLRTEAPLVALRVLKVRTLRITVSAGSLYRMVITAVPFLLPLQFQLEFGWTPFAAGLMVAALFAGNLTIKPATTPLMRRFGIRTVLLVNGVASVGCFGLLAALRPGVPVALIAAVLYVSGALRSVGFTAYNSLAFSDVDGDRLTHANTLNAAVQELAAGLGIALAALLLSQLTSYSLTYLVFGALMAVTLVESLRLPGNAGAHVSGAG from the coding sequence ATGGCGCTCCTGGTCGCCGGTGCGTTCTTCATGGAGATCCTGGACGCCAGCATCCTGACACCGGCGATCCCCGCGATGGCCGCCCAATTCGGGGTCGGTGCCATCGACGTCAACGTGGCGATCACCGCCTACCTGGTCACCGTCGCCGTGCTCATCCCGGCCAGCGGTTGGATGGCCGACCGCTTCGGTATCCGGCGGGTGTTCATCGCCGCCATCGCGATCTTCACGCTGGCCTCGGTGGGCTGCGCGCTGAGCGTGTCGCTGCCGATGCTGGTCGGGATGCGGATTGCCCAGGGTGTCGGCGGAGCCATGATGGTGCCGGTCGGCCGGCTGGCCGTGTTGCGGTTCAGTGGCAAGGCCGACTTGGTGCGGGCGATCGCGCTGTTGACCTGGCCGGCACTCGCGGCTCCGGTGCTGGCACCGGTGCTCGGCGGCGCGATTGCGACCGTCGGCAGCTGGCGCTGGATCTTCCTGGTCAACATCCCGCTCGGCATCATCGGTTTCCTGTTGGCGCTCAAGCTCGTTCGCGGTGATCCCGCACCCGGGCGGACCCCGTTGGACTGGCCGGGCATCCTGCTGTCGGGCGGCGGGATCGCCACGGCGCTGATCGCCCTGGAGCGCATTCGGGTCAGCGGCACCGATTGGCTGCTGGTGGGCGGGTGCGGTGTGGCCGCGCTGGCGCTTCTGATGACGGCGGTCTGGCATCTGCTGCGCACCGAGGCGCCTCTGGTGGCGCTGCGGGTGCTGAAGGTGCGAACCCTGCGGATCACGGTGTCGGCGGGATCGCTGTACCGGATGGTCATCACGGCGGTGCCGTTCCTCCTGCCGTTGCAGTTCCAGCTCGAGTTCGGATGGACTCCGTTCGCGGCGGGTCTGATGGTGGCCGCGCTCTTCGCGGGCAACCTCACCATCAAACCGGCGACGACACCGCTGATGCGCAGATTCGGCATCCGCACTGTGCTACTGGTCAACGGGGTGGCCTCGGTGGGCTGTTTCGGCCTGCTGGCCGCACTCCGGCCGGGTGTGCCGGTGGCGCTCATCGCGGCGGTGCTCTACGTCAGTGGTGCGCTGCGATCGGTCGGGTTCACGGCCTACAACAGCCTGGCGTTCTCCGACGTCGACGGGGACCGACTCACGCATGCGAACACGCTCAACGCGGCGGTGCAGGAACTGGCGGCCGGCCTGGGTATCGCGCTGGCGGCCCTGCTGCTGAGTCAGTTGACCTCCTACTCGCTGACCTACCTGGTGTTCGGAGCGTTGATGGCGGTGACGCTGGTGGAGTCGCTGCGGTTGCCGGGCAATGCCGGCGCGCACGTCAGTGGCGCGGGCTGA